The Akkermansia sp. N21116 genome includes a region encoding these proteins:
- the ccsA gene encoding cytochrome c biogenesis protein CcsA, translated as MSEQETPSPDSALKKISAFLMRLSGSLLTGIILMGILLVLTFYGTIYQASYAGGTMPELAADSFFSSLFVIIPLGNSNTFGIPLPGMLITCILLLINLVIGGIIQLRKNFSRWGLMLAHAGIAVLLACVALGNWQTQVIEEIPLTPGQCKYYPEMDFGIMLHRFTPEFYPGTQKPKSYESVISITDKDYRITDADHIHIRMNEPFRIHGWTLYQMSWGNNGGEMTSILRASHNPLEQGPKWASYIITLGLLLYYGMMFAKYLKNKNARISPKQEEKTGEATPLPVSSDHGRGRRKKLLFTSIVLGILAVFAIGMMAARPAVRIVDIDHYIPWSQEMKEAAAGIAVEDGGRIKPFSTYAGFNLLRTHGKKSVSFRSNGKKITLSPEEWALDCMLRPEFASQMPVFLINREETVTRLGLPPMPDKRKQYTFQQLEPLKETIYAHANRIASQQMTDATGREISGLAQNLRQMELWMFMPVIALQAPERMNAPGFPRWYHRINGNWTSSPSKLQASNFTSCAIKARKGAINNDKDFTHEAEQIFLLTLVANNTAASVSYRNRLDRELIYYNMDPLYTALAFFVAGFVLLIIGSLLPSPDQGKQGLGARIYKLVFGNGLHGAWFLGAAGAIVLLVSMIIRSTITLRSPVGNTYETIAFIACAGVIVSLVMEAYSKRGIILATGLVLGGLACQMGILYESGQAADHMDPLVAVLRSNFLLSTHVITIVLGYAAGLLAAIISHVAVFSKPMGLLTENTSRILTRMAYGALAFSLLFNLIGTVFGGIWGNEAWGRFWGWDPKENGALMIVLWQLIILHARTGGYIKSFGLHLGNMIGGIIIAFAWWGVNTMGVGLHSYGFSDAKSALYLFYYVESALILAALALHFLDKKKLRQS; from the coding sequence ACCAGGCATCCTATGCCGGAGGCACCATGCCTGAACTGGCGGCAGATTCTTTCTTCAGTTCACTGTTCGTCATCATCCCCTTAGGTAACAGCAATACATTCGGCATTCCTCTGCCAGGAATGTTGATCACCTGCATTCTTTTACTCATCAACCTGGTCATCGGCGGCATCATCCAGCTTCGCAAAAACTTTTCCCGCTGGGGACTCATGCTGGCACATGCCGGTATCGCCGTTCTGCTGGCTTGCGTCGCCCTGGGTAATTGGCAAACCCAGGTCATCGAAGAAATCCCACTCACCCCGGGACAATGCAAATACTACCCGGAAATGGATTTCGGCATCATGCTGCACCGTTTCACGCCGGAATTCTATCCCGGTACCCAGAAACCGAAATCCTACGAATCCGTCATCAGTATCACCGACAAAGACTACAGGATCACCGATGCAGACCATATCCATATCCGCATGAACGAGCCCTTCCGCATCCACGGGTGGACTCTCTATCAAATGAGCTGGGGAAACAATGGAGGAGAAATGACTTCGATCCTGCGCGCCTCCCACAATCCTCTGGAACAAGGTCCCAAATGGGCTTCCTACATCATCACTCTCGGCCTCCTCCTGTATTACGGGATGATGTTTGCCAAATACCTGAAAAATAAAAATGCAAGAATCTCTCCGAAACAGGAAGAAAAAACCGGAGAAGCCACTCCCCTCCCTGTATCCTCCGACCACGGGCGAGGACGCAGGAAAAAACTACTCTTTACCTCAATCGTTCTGGGGATTCTGGCCGTCTTTGCCATCGGCATGATGGCTGCCCGGCCTGCCGTCCGCATAGTCGATATCGACCACTATATTCCCTGGTCCCAAGAAATGAAAGAAGCAGCTGCGGGAATCGCCGTAGAAGATGGAGGGCGAATCAAACCCTTCTCGACCTATGCCGGCTTCAACCTCCTGAGAACCCACGGAAAAAAGAGCGTTTCCTTCCGCTCCAACGGGAAAAAAATCACACTCTCCCCTGAGGAATGGGCACTGGATTGCATGCTCCGCCCGGAATTTGCTTCTCAAATGCCCGTCTTCCTCATCAATCGTGAAGAAACCGTCACCCGCCTGGGCCTCCCCCCCATGCCGGATAAAAGGAAGCAATATACCTTCCAGCAATTGGAACCTCTGAAGGAAACGATCTACGCCCATGCCAACCGCATTGCCTCCCAGCAAATGACCGATGCCACCGGCCGCGAAATATCCGGTCTGGCCCAGAACCTCCGCCAAATGGAACTGTGGATGTTCATGCCCGTCATAGCTCTTCAGGCTCCCGAAAGGATGAACGCCCCGGGTTTCCCGAGGTGGTACCATCGCATCAATGGCAACTGGACGTCTTCCCCCAGTAAATTGCAAGCCTCCAATTTTACCTCCTGCGCAATCAAGGCAAGAAAGGGAGCAATCAATAACGACAAAGACTTCACGCATGAAGCAGAACAAATCTTCCTCCTCACCCTGGTCGCCAACAACACGGCTGCCTCCGTCAGCTACCGCAACCGCCTTGACCGCGAGTTGATTTACTACAACATGGATCCCCTCTACACGGCCCTAGCCTTTTTTGTCGCCGGATTCGTCCTGCTGATTATCGGCAGCCTCCTGCCATCTCCCGATCAGGGGAAACAGGGACTCGGAGCAAGGATTTACAAGCTCGTCTTCGGTAATGGCCTCCATGGAGCCTGGTTTCTGGGAGCGGCAGGAGCCATCGTTCTGCTCGTCTCCATGATCATCCGCAGCACTATCACCCTGCGTTCCCCGGTCGGCAACACCTATGAGACAATCGCCTTCATCGCCTGTGCCGGAGTCATCGTCTCCCTCGTCATGGAAGCTTACAGCAAACGCGGCATCATCCTAGCCACCGGACTCGTCCTGGGAGGTCTCGCCTGCCAGATGGGCATCCTCTACGAGTCGGGCCAGGCAGCCGACCACATGGATCCGCTGGTAGCCGTCCTCCGTTCCAACTTCCTGCTCTCCACACACGTCATCACTATCGTCCTCGGGTATGCCGCCGGGCTTCTGGCAGCCATCATTTCTCATGTTGCCGTCTTCTCCAAACCCATGGGGTTGCTCACCGAGAACACATCCAGAATACTCACCCGCATGGCATACGGAGCACTCGCCTTCTCCCTCCTCTTCAACCTGATCGGTACCGTTTTCGGGGGTATCTGGGGCAATGAAGCCTGGGGACGGTTCTGGGGCTGGGATCCTAAAGAAAACGGAGCTCTGATGATCGTCTTGTGGCAATTGATTATTCTCCACGCCCGAACCGGGGGATATATCAAGAGTTTCGGCCTCCACCTGGGCAACATGATCGGAGGCATCATCATCGCTTTCGCATGGTGGGGAGTCAACACCATGGGAGTCGGCCTTCATTCCTACGGCTTCTCCGATGCCAAGTCAGCCCTGTACCTCTTTTACTATGTAGAGTCGGCTCTCATCCTGGCTGCTCTTGCCCTGCACTTTCTGGACAAGAAGAAACTCCGCCAGAGCTGA